From one Solanum stenotomum isolate F172 chromosome 12, ASM1918654v1, whole genome shotgun sequence genomic stretch:
- the LOC125849295 gene encoding AUGMIN subunit 6-like gives MTMDREKEREVELESAMYTNCLLLGLDPSIIGIGAGNGTPRVGLFRHSNPKLGEQLLYFILSSLRGPTQSAKDFDKVWPIFDSAQSRDFRKVVQGIISELESQGALPRSNSRVSSLATCCGPRFVELLWQLSLHALREVHRRMFAADVVSNPLPASLTDVTFSHAATLLPVTKARIALERRRFLSNAETAVRRQAMWSNLAHELTAEFRGLCAEEAYLQQELEKLQDVRNKVKLEGELWDELVSSSSQNSHMVQRATRWWDSLLSRKNQHEILASGPIEDLIAHREHRYRISGSALLTAMDQSSVAPLPHLASSHQAERSQADVNREKHAKSSDSSHIQVDDNSFSRVDERIARGHPTVDIAEVLRRWTHALQRVHKQSLQLGKANDGEGPEILRSSHDGGTGGHAESLAATLAEHKQHLASIQVLINQLKEVAPSIQNSILELTEEVSSISSNSSRAANFQGRSHSPVQAQSSGRTLEHIDDEVAEMSSRLSSMQFEKTSASPTTLKLPPLFSVTPNSSGKGGAQKRQISAQTSQIENMPERKSLDQQFLNNSFDNPPQDNDTSFVQNLKRSVREAALRSQSYHQGSSQDSRSDDSSEHYFEPVSGLGFSQHGDRANLLRRKKLFVSEPDSSFLGTGAPDSHMNIKSDGIPDLLNDLQSVDDYDGFLSTMGSNSSFSDAHRSFYDLEEAQDQVFSPPLLMDASLLADSYEDLLAPLSETETALMEH, from the exons ATGACGATGGACCGGGAGAAGGAGAGAGAAGTTGAGTTGGAAAGTGCAATGTACACCAACTGTTTGTTACTAGGGTTGGATCCATCCATCATCGGGATCGGAGCCGGAAACGGCACACCTCGCGTCGGACTTTTTCGTCATTCGAACCCTAAATTGGGTGAACAGCTTCTCTactttatattatcttctctTAGAGGTCCTACTCAATCCGCTAAG GATTTTGATAAGGTCTGGCCAATTTTTGATTCCGCACAATCTCGCGATTTTCGTAAG GTTGTACAAGGGATTATAAGTGAGCTGGAATCTCAAGGGGCACTGCCTAGAAGTAATTCGAGGGTCTCATCTCTTGCCACATGCTGTGGACCAAG ATTTGTTGAACTTCTATGGCAACTTTCATTGCATGCTTTGAGGGAGGTTCATAGGCGAATGTTTGCTGCTGATGTTGTTTCTAACCCCTTGCCTGCATCATTAACAGATGTAACTTTCTCACATGCAGCCACACTACTTCCTGTAACCAAG GCTAGGATTGCTCTTGAAAGAAGGAGGTTTTTGAGTAATGCAGAAACAGCAGTTCGTAGACAGGCCATGTGGTCTAATTTGGCTCATGAATTGACAGCTGAATTTCGAGGCCTTTGTGCTGAAGAG GCTTATTTGCAGCAAGAACTGGAAAAGCTGCAGGATGTGAGAAACAAAGTAAAGCTGGAAGGTGAACTGTGGGATGAACTTGTATCAAGCTCAAGTCAGAACTCACACATGGTTCAAAGAGCTACCCGTTGGTGGGACTCTTTGCTGTCTCGCAAGA ATCAACATGAAATTCTCGCCTCTGGCCCGATAGAAGATCTTATTGCTCATCGTGAGCATAG gTATCGCATCTCTGGTTCAGCTTTGCTCACAGCTATGGATCAAAGCTCTGTAGCTCCACTACCCCATTTGGCTTCTTCACATCAAGCTGAAAGATCACAAGCAGATGTGAATAGAGAAAAGCATGCAAAGAGTTCAGATTCTTCTCATATTCAAGTAGACGATAACTCATTTTCTCGAGTTGATGAGAGAATTGCAAGAGGTCATCCTACTGTTGATATAGCAGAAGTTTTGAGGCGTTGGACACATGCCCTACAACGTGTTCATAAACAATCCCTTCAACTG GGAAAAGCAAATGATGGAGAGGGTCCAGAGATTTTGAGGAGTTCACATGATGGTGGTACTGGTGGTCATGCAGAGTCCTTGGCTGCAACCCTTGCCGAACATAAGCAGCACCTAGCAAGTATACAG GTGCTCATAAATCAACTGAAGGAAGTTGCTCCATCCATACAGAATTCAATTTTAGAACTTACAGAAGAAGTTAGTAGTATTTCGTCCAATTCTTCTAGAGCAGCCAATTTTCAGGGTAGATCACATTCACCGGTCCAAGCACAGAGCAGTGGGAGAACATTG GAACACATCGATGATGAGGTAGCTGAGATGAGCTCAAGATTGTCTTCCATGCAATTTGAAAAGACATCAGCTAGTCCCACTACTTTGAAGCTCCCACCTTTGTTTAGTGTAACACCAAATTCTTCAGGAAAAGGTGGTGCACAGAAGCGACAGATCTCGGCCCAAACCAGCCAAATTGAAAATATGCCTGAGAGGAAGTCTCTGGATCagcaatttttaaataattcctTCGATAATCCGCCACAAG ATAATGACACAAGCTttgttcaaaatctgaagagaTCTGTCAGAGAAGCTGCACTTCGCTCCCAATCTTACCATCAGGGATCATCTCAAGACAGTCGTTCTGATGATAGTTCTGAGCACTACTTTGAGCCTGTCTCAGGGTTAGGGTTTTCTCAGCATGGAGATAGGGCAAACTTgctgagaagaaaaaaattgtttgtgtCAGAACCAGATTCTTCATTTTTAGGGACTGGTGCACCAGATAGTCATATGAACATCAAGTCTGATGGAATACCTGACTTATTAAATGATCTGCAGTCTGTGGATGACTATGATGGTTTTCTTTCAACTATGGGttcaaactcttcattttcGGATGCACATAggtcattttatgatttggagGAAGCTCAGGATCAAGTATTTTCACCTCCTCTGCTTATGGATGCATCATTGTTAGCAGATTCATATGAGGATTTACTTG CACCATTGTCAGAAACTGAAACTGCTTTGATGGAGCATTGA